In the Larimichthys crocea isolate SSNF chromosome XXI, L_crocea_2.0, whole genome shotgun sequence genome, one interval contains:
- the dnajc25 gene encoding dnaJ homolog subfamily C member 25, with amino-acid sequence MAAPTEYYRGDGEGFTACLRTVKSWWWVVVLLFSVPSLPTVTALVEGLYCGTEVCYDVLGVTREAAKAEIARAYRQLARRYHPDVFRPTEPGSEGETHESAQRKFLLIATAYETLKDEDTRRDYDYMLDHPEEYYQHYYAYYRRQLTPKVDVRVVILVTICAISIFQFYSWHSSYNEAISYLVTVPKYRIQATEIAKQQGLLNRTKEKGKNRRSKEEIREQEEEVIRDIIKNKIDIKGGYQKPNLSDILLCQIVLFPYYLTHYLVWYVSWFYRFTICREEYRDKDKLYIIRRYMRMSQSQFDSLDENTTQTFLHKRLWIKENYEVYRKEQEEEMKVKMATDPRMKRYRRWMRNEGPGRLTFIDD; translated from the exons ATGGCGGCACCTACAGAGTATTACCGTGGCGATGGCGAGGGATTTACTGCTTGTCTGCGAACGGTGAAGTCTTGGTGGTGGGTCGTTGTGCTCCTGTTCTCCGTGCCCTCCCTGCCCACGGTCACTGCGCTGGTGGAGGGCTTATACTGCGGCACTGAGGTCTGCTACGACGTGCTCGGCGTCACTCGGGAGGCGGCCAAGGCAGAGATCGCCCGTGCTTACCGGCAGCTTGCGCGCCGGTACCACCCGGACGTGTTCAGGCCGACAGAACCCGGCTCGGAGGGAGAGACCCACGAGTCCGCCCAGAGGAAATTCCTGCTCATTGCCACCGCGTACGAGACGTTAAAG GATGAGGACACTCGGCGGGACTACGACTACATGCTGGACCATCCTGAAGAGTACTACCAGCACTACTATGCCTACTACCGCCGACAACTCACACCAAAAGTGGATGTCAGGGTCGTTATCCTGGTCACCATCTGCGCCATCTCTAtcttccag TTCTACAGCTGGCACAGCAGCTACAATGAGGCCATCAGCTACCTGGTGACAGTTCCCAAGTACAGAATCCAGGCGACGGAAATCGCCAAGCAGCAGGGCCTTCTCAACCGCACCAAGGAGAAGGGCAAGAACCGCCGCTCAAAAGAGGAAATccgggagcaggaggaggaggtgattcGTGACATTATCAAAAACAAGATCGACATAAAAGGAGGTTACCAGAAGCCCAACCTTTCAGACATCCTGCTGTGTCAGATTGTGCTCTTCCCCTACTACCTGACACACTATCTGGTGTGGTACGTCTCTTGGTTTTACCGATTCACCATCTGCAGGGAAGAGTACAGAGACAAGGACAAGCTCTACATCATCAG GAGGTACATGAGAatgtctcagtctcagtttgACAGTCTGGATGAAAACACTACACAGACCTTCCTGCATAAACGGCTCTGGATCAAAGAAAACTATGAG GTGTACAgaaaggagcaggaggaggaaatgaaggTAAAGATGGCAACTGACCCCAGGATGAAGAGGTACCGCCGCTGGATGAGGAACGAGGGACCAGGCCGACTGACATTCATTGACGACTGA